Proteins from one Listeria innocua genomic window:
- a CDS encoding phosphotransferase family protein, with translation MKDNFFGREYDIAPAGGETGQAFVATHEDEKFFLKRNSSPFLAALSVENIVPKLVWTRRVENGDVITAQKWVNCHILTREEMVGPRVAKLLAKIHHSENLRHMLEKIENCYFSAHQLLARLKAEMEAKNEANNVMQTAIEYLERNITAVEKADYVVCHGDVNHNNWIISEENELFLVDWDGAMLADAANDLGMILYQYIPREGWDEWLSNYGTTLTSELHRKLKWYTLCQTVMQLTTNQSEEAYERAKQIFQNAIEDDEV, from the coding sequence ATGAAAGATAATTTTTTTGGGAGAGAATATGACATAGCGCCGGCTGGAGGGGAAACTGGCCAAGCATTTGTTGCAACACATGAAGACGAAAAATTCTTTTTAAAAAGAAATTCTTCGCCTTTTTTAGCAGCGCTTTCGGTAGAGAACATTGTTCCAAAACTCGTCTGGACAAGAAGAGTAGAAAACGGAGATGTTATCACTGCGCAAAAATGGGTGAATTGCCATATTTTAACTCGTGAGGAAATGGTTGGTCCTAGAGTGGCGAAACTCTTAGCGAAAATTCACCATTCGGAAAACTTACGCCATATGCTCGAAAAAATCGAAAACTGTTATTTTTCTGCCCATCAATTACTAGCTCGTCTAAAAGCAGAAATGGAAGCTAAAAATGAAGCTAATAATGTAATGCAGACAGCAATCGAGTATTTAGAGCGAAATATTACAGCTGTCGAGAAAGCAGATTACGTCGTTTGTCACGGAGATGTCAACCACAATAATTGGATAATATCAGAAGAAAATGAATTGTTTCTTGTTGATTGGGACGGCGCAATGCTTGCTGATGCTGCAAATGATTTAGGAATGATATTATACCAATATATTCCGCGTGAAGGCTGGGATGAATGGCTTTCTAATTATGGAACAACACTAACTAGCGAATTACATCGTAAATTAAAATGGTATACACTTTGCCAAACCGTCATGCAACTTACGACCAACCAATCAGAAGAAGCATACGAACGAGCAAAACAAATTTTTCAAAATGCAATAGAAGATGATGAGGTGTAA
- the mdrM gene encoding multidrug efflux MFS transporter MdrM — translation MNMKAASTSVKRNGILIVMLMGAFVTILNQTLMNVALPSIMKDFGITASQGQWLSTGFMLVNGVMIPMTAFLIERFTTRQLYLFAMITFAIGTAIGGFATDYTMLIAGRMVQAIGAGIVMPLLTVVVLNLFPMERRGRAMGLIGLAMNFAPAIGPTLSGWIVQQYDWRNLFFIIIPFAILDIVVAIFLLKNVGKRTFPKLDILGVIMSTVGFGSLLLGFSNAGDHDWLTWKVAGFIILGLVVLGIFIRYQSSNKAPLLNFKVFKYPTFALTTAISFFVVMGLFGGMLLLPIFLQTVRGFSPLESGLVLLPGALVTAILSPVTGVMFDRFGAKYLTLVGLIIMAGSTFMFTNLDESTTLTFIIIVQTIRSAGMAMVMMPLQTAALNSLPLKLASHGSAMFNTMRQVAGSIGTAALITVMSKSAASFADKLGPADVIGKTKTEVANHVLIHGIETAFLVAGILSVVACILALFIQKNRSAMDPIVTKTEEIKN, via the coding sequence TTGAATATGAAAGCAGCAAGTACATCAGTGAAGCGTAATGGTATTTTAATTGTTATGCTTATGGGCGCCTTTGTTACGATTCTCAACCAAACGTTGATGAATGTCGCGCTACCAAGTATTATGAAAGATTTTGGGATTACTGCCAGTCAAGGACAATGGTTGTCTACTGGTTTTATGTTAGTAAATGGTGTCATGATCCCGATGACAGCCTTCTTAATTGAAAGGTTTACGACTCGCCAGCTTTATTTATTTGCGATGATTACTTTTGCAATTGGTACAGCGATTGGCGGATTTGCAACAGATTATACAATGCTTATTGCTGGTCGTATGGTACAAGCAATTGGCGCTGGGATAGTTATGCCACTTCTAACCGTTGTCGTATTAAACTTATTCCCGATGGAACGAAGAGGACGGGCGATGGGCTTAATTGGTCTAGCTATGAACTTTGCCCCAGCAATTGGTCCGACACTCTCAGGTTGGATTGTTCAGCAATATGATTGGCGCAATTTATTCTTTATTATTATTCCATTTGCAATACTTGATATTGTAGTAGCAATCTTCTTACTTAAAAATGTCGGTAAAAGAACTTTCCCGAAACTCGATATACTCGGAGTTATTATGTCGACTGTTGGGTTCGGTAGTTTATTACTTGGATTTAGTAACGCCGGAGACCACGACTGGTTAACGTGGAAAGTAGCTGGATTTATTATTCTTGGTTTAGTAGTATTAGGTATCTTTATCCGTTATCAATCAAGCAACAAAGCGCCACTTCTTAATTTTAAAGTGTTTAAATATCCAACATTTGCACTTACAACAGCAATTAGTTTCTTCGTTGTGATGGGGCTTTTTGGCGGTATGTTGTTACTACCGATTTTCTTACAAACTGTTCGAGGTTTTTCACCGCTTGAATCTGGTTTAGTCCTTTTACCTGGTGCGCTTGTTACAGCTATACTATCGCCGGTGACTGGGGTTATGTTTGACCGGTTTGGGGCTAAATATTTAACGCTAGTAGGCTTAATTATTATGGCAGGTTCAACCTTCATGTTTACAAATCTAGATGAATCAACCACGTTAACTTTTATTATTATCGTTCAAACTATTCGTTCTGCGGGTATGGCAATGGTTATGATGCCACTTCAAACAGCTGCACTCAATTCGCTACCACTAAAATTAGCTTCTCACGGTTCAGCGATGTTTAATACGATGAGACAAGTAGCTGGCTCGATTGGTACAGCTGCACTTATTACGGTAATGTCAAAAAGTGCCGCGAGTTTTGCAGATAAACTTGGTCCAGCTGATGTAATTGGAAAAACGAAAACAGAAGTTGCTAACCATGTGCTTATTCACGGAATTGAAACAGCCTTTTTAGTCGCAGGAATTCTTTCTGTGGTAGCTTGTATTTTAGCTTTATTTATTCAAAAAAATAGAAGCGCAATGGATCCAATTGTCACTAAAACAGAAGAAATAAAAAATTAA
- a CDS encoding MarR family winged helix-turn-helix transcriptional regulator, translating into MDEKLVKEVIFSFREVQRKTHHVLAEEAANREITTTQLLAIRELQKESDLTLGELAERMKLGKSTVSGIVDRLVKAGFLKRTRNESNRRALSLELTEKGATKAAETYHVFFNRLEPILEIGEERLKEMLEMHQEIITILEREGARD; encoded by the coding sequence ATGGATGAGAAGTTAGTAAAAGAGGTTATTTTCTCTTTTCGTGAAGTACAACGAAAAACGCATCACGTGCTAGCGGAAGAAGCTGCTAACCGTGAAATCACAACGACACAATTGCTTGCAATCAGAGAACTACAGAAAGAGTCGGATTTAACACTTGGTGAACTAGCAGAACGCATGAAACTTGGAAAAAGTACTGTTTCGGGCATTGTTGATCGCTTAGTAAAAGCCGGATTTTTAAAACGAACAAGAAATGAAAGTAATCGACGCGCGCTTAGCTTAGAATTAACCGAAAAAGGAGCGACGAAAGCTGCAGAAACGTATCATGTATTTTTTAACCGTTTAGAACCTATTTTAGAAATTGGCGAAGAAAGGTTAAAAGAAATGTTAGAAATGCATCAGGAGATAATTACTATTTTAGAAAGGGAAGGTGCACGAGATTGA
- the dat gene encoding D-amino-acid transaminase: protein MKVLVNDRLVERNDATVDVEDRGYQFGDGVYEVVRLYNGKFFTYNEHIDRLYASAAKIDLVIPYSKETLRALLDKLVAENNINTGNVYLQVTRGVQNPRNHVLPDDFPLEGVLTAAAREVPRNERQFIEGGSAITEEDVRWLRCDIKSLNLLGNILAKNKAHQQNALEAILHRGEQVTECSASNVSIIKDGVLWTHAADNLILNGITRQVIIDVAKKNGIPVKEADFTLTDLREADEVFISSTTIEITPITHIDGVQVADGKRGPITAQLHNYFVEEIVRACGELEYAK from the coding sequence ATGAAAGTACTAGTAAATGACCGTTTAGTAGAAAGAAATGATGCTACAGTTGACGTAGAAGACCGTGGATACCAATTTGGTGATGGAGTATATGAAGTTGTTCGTTTATATAATGGTAAATTTTTTACTTATAACGAGCATATCGATCGTTTATACGCTAGTGCAGCAAAAATTGACTTAGTTATTCCTTATTCCAAAGAAACATTACGAGCGTTATTAGACAAATTAGTAGCTGAAAATAATATCAATACCGGAAATGTATATTTACAAGTAACAAGAGGAGTTCAAAATCCTCGTAATCACGTTCTTCCAGATGATTTCCCGTTAGAAGGAGTATTGACTGCGGCAGCTCGTGAAGTACCAAGAAATGAGCGTCAATTCATAGAAGGCGGCTCAGCAATTACTGAAGAAGATGTACGCTGGTTACGTTGTGATATTAAAAGCTTAAACTTACTTGGAAATATTTTAGCGAAAAACAAAGCACATCAACAAAACGCACTTGAAGCTATTTTACATCGCGGGGAGCAAGTTACCGAGTGTTCTGCTTCTAACGTATCCATTATTAAAGATGGGGTTTTATGGACACATGCTGCCGACAACCTAATTTTAAATGGTATTACTCGTCAAGTTATTATTGATGTAGCGAAAAAGAACGGTATTCCTGTAAAAGAAGCCGATTTCACTTTAACAGATTTACGAGAAGCAGATGAAGTGTTTATTTCCAGTACTACAATTGAAATCACACCAATTACTCACATTGATGGAGTACAAGTTGCTGATGGAAAACGTGGTCCAATTACCGCTCAACTTCATAATTACTTTGTAGAAGAAATCGTTCGCGCTTGTGGCGAATTAGAATACGCAAAATAA
- the pepV gene encoding dipeptidase PepV — translation MTEINWQKEVESRKDDFLEDLKGLLRIPSVRDDSKKTEDAPFGPDVKRALDYMIELGKKDGFTAKEVGNVAGHLEYGQGEELVGVLGHVDVVPVGDGWTNGPFEPTLRDGKLYARGVADDKGPTIAGYYALKIIKELGLPLSRRVRIIVGSDEESGMSCVERYFETEEQPTLGFVPDAEFPIIHAEKGISELDVSFKDGEASGEAAFRLLSVESGERYNMVPDHATAIIEDVKDFDKVASEFKAFLANHPVEGSLEENGKTVKINIVGKSAHAMEPNNGINAGLHLVAFLGKFKLTGAANDFVTFGRDYLFGDSRAVKLGISYEDVESGELTMNVGVIRYDVAEGGKYGLNFRYPVTANMDKLKNKMQTVVYEYNAQYTHYDDSKPLFVPKDHPLIQTLQEVYTKQTGEEATLLAIGGGTYARHMETGVAFGALFPGREDTMHQKDEFSYFDDLLKATAIYAEALYKLAK, via the coding sequence ATGACAGAAATTAATTGGCAAAAAGAAGTGGAATCACGTAAAGATGATTTCTTAGAAGATTTAAAAGGGCTTCTTCGCATTCCGAGTGTTCGCGATGATAGTAAAAAAACAGAAGATGCGCCGTTTGGACCAGACGTTAAACGCGCTCTCGACTATATGATTGAACTAGGTAAAAAAGATGGCTTTACCGCTAAAGAAGTTGGTAATGTTGCTGGACACCTTGAATACGGTCAAGGAGAAGAACTTGTTGGCGTATTAGGACACGTTGATGTAGTGCCAGTTGGTGATGGCTGGACTAATGGACCATTTGAACCAACATTACGTGATGGTAAATTATATGCGCGCGGAGTTGCAGATGATAAAGGCCCAACAATTGCCGGTTACTATGCGTTAAAAATTATTAAAGAACTAGGTTTACCTCTTTCTCGCCGCGTTAGAATCATTGTTGGTTCTGATGAAGAAAGTGGTATGAGCTGTGTAGAACGTTATTTTGAAACAGAAGAACAACCAACACTAGGTTTCGTTCCAGATGCAGAATTCCCAATCATTCACGCTGAAAAAGGTATCTCAGAACTAGATGTATCTTTTAAAGACGGAGAAGCAAGTGGAGAAGCAGCATTCCGTTTACTTAGTGTAGAATCAGGCGAACGCTATAACATGGTTCCTGACCACGCAACAGCTATTATTGAAGACGTAAAAGACTTTGATAAAGTAGCAAGTGAATTTAAAGCGTTCTTAGCAAATCATCCAGTTGAAGGCTCATTAGAAGAAAACGGCAAAACAGTTAAAATCAATATCGTCGGAAAATCCGCTCATGCGATGGAACCAAATAATGGCATAAATGCTGGTCTTCACTTAGTAGCTTTCCTAGGTAAATTTAAATTAACTGGCGCTGCAAATGATTTTGTGACATTTGGTCGCGATTACTTATTCGGTGATTCTCGTGCTGTAAAACTTGGTATTAGCTATGAAGACGTAGAAAGTGGCGAATTAACAATGAACGTCGGTGTTATTCGTTATGATGTAGCAGAAGGTGGTAAATACGGTCTTAATTTCCGTTACCCAGTGACAGCTAATATGGATAAACTAAAAAATAAAATGCAAACAGTTGTATATGAGTACAACGCTCAATATACACATTACGATGATTCCAAACCGCTTTTCGTACCAAAAGATCACCCACTTATTCAAACTTTACAAGAAGTTTATACAAAACAAACAGGTGAAGAAGCTACCTTGCTAGCGATTGGTGGGGGAACTTATGCACGTCATATGGAAACAGGAGTAGCGTTCGGCGCACTGTTCCCAGGCCGCGAAGATACAATGCACCAAAAAGACGAATTCAGCTATTTTGATGATTTATTAAAAGCTACTGCAATTTACGCAGAAGCACTTTACAAATTAGCGAAGTAA
- a CDS encoding NUDIX hydrolase has protein sequence MKPIYPAVKAVIVKDGKFLALKKRGVEGEVFELPGGRMNYGETHGEALFREVYEETKLQVQPFILYDTWEFFHEDYQITGVIYLVEMPEEGEVVLSDEHEEYRFLPLEKESLNIMDVVFSTRMERWDFEAIKGFMRK, from the coding sequence ATGAAACCTATATATCCTGCCGTAAAAGCAGTTATCGTAAAAGATGGTAAATTTTTAGCTCTTAAAAAAAGAGGCGTAGAAGGCGAAGTATTTGAACTTCCGGGAGGCCGTATGAACTACGGTGAAACTCACGGAGAAGCGCTTTTTAGAGAAGTTTATGAAGAAACTAAATTACAAGTCCAACCATTTATCTTATATGACACATGGGAGTTTTTTCATGAAGACTATCAAATTACAGGCGTTATTTATTTAGTGGAAATGCCTGAAGAAGGGGAAGTAGTGTTGTCTGATGAACACGAAGAATATCGCTTCTTACCACTTGAAAAAGAAAGTCTGAACATAATGGATGTCGTATTTTCTACGCGGATGGAACGTTGGGATTTTGAAGCAATTAAAGGTTTTATGAGAAAATAG
- a CDS encoding NAD(P)H-hydrate dehydratase, with protein sequence MKKITPKAMCAWIPKREDETHKGDYGRVLIVAGNKQFGGAAIMAAEACVKSGAGLTTVASDSVNRPALQTRIPECMFIDYENITSLSEQINHFDTILIGPGLGLDAYAEEIFRLVLQNSTEHQQLIIDGDGITIYAKGENPHPAAKLTFTPHAGEWERLKALAPEAETPTDVALHIDATIVLKGHRTKVYSGESAWQNMYGTPAMATGGMGDTLAGTICGLMAQTEKPLTGTLAAVFLHSYIGEILAKKRYVVLPTEIAEELPTYLKIFSETDEHA encoded by the coding sequence GTGAAGAAAATTACACCGAAAGCAATGTGCGCGTGGATTCCAAAACGTGAAGATGAAACACATAAAGGTGATTACGGGCGCGTTTTAATTGTCGCTGGAAATAAACAATTTGGTGGGGCCGCGATTATGGCTGCAGAGGCTTGTGTTAAAAGTGGTGCTGGTTTAACAACGGTGGCCTCAGATAGTGTTAATCGCCCTGCGCTTCAAACACGAATTCCTGAATGTATGTTTATTGACTATGAAAACATCACAAGTCTAAGTGAACAAATTAATCATTTTGATACCATTTTAATTGGTCCTGGACTTGGATTAGATGCCTATGCCGAAGAAATTTTTCGATTAGTATTACAAAATTCAACAGAACATCAACAACTTATTATTGACGGAGATGGCATTACTATTTATGCAAAAGGAGAAAATCCTCATCCTGCCGCCAAGCTTACCTTTACACCACATGCAGGTGAATGGGAACGACTGAAAGCACTAGCACCTGAAGCAGAAACGCCAACTGATGTCGCACTTCATATTGACGCAACGATTGTTCTAAAAGGGCATCGTACAAAAGTTTATTCAGGTGAATCAGCATGGCAAAATATGTACGGCACTCCCGCAATGGCAACAGGTGGCATGGGCGATACTCTCGCTGGAACGATATGTGGCTTGATGGCACAAACAGAGAAGCCGCTTACCGGAACACTAGCTGCTGTTTTTCTTCATAGCTATATTGGAGAAATTTTAGCTAAAAAACGCTATGTTGTGTTGCCGACTGAAATTGCTGAAGAGTTACCGACCTATTTGAAAATTTTTAGCGAAACAGACGAACATGCTTAA
- a CDS encoding phosphatase PAP2 family protein, whose protein sequence is MKKTPFIISGIALLGFVFFMIGVMTGAKWIHRFDQYWNSIIRVGITDTKTTLISYLTDIGGVATICILTVVVIIALVLMKKVDTAIWFGGIVLVGGALIPSIIKNIVQRPRPTYKLIEQGGFSFPSGHATGSTVFYGMLAFFLILYVSHKWLRFAISILALGLVLFIMYSRVYLGVHFPSDVVAGFLIGNAVIYSGIGCYFIWNKKLVLWANKFNKS, encoded by the coding sequence ATGAAAAAAACACCATTTATAATTAGTGGCATTGCTCTCCTTGGATTTGTTTTCTTTATGATAGGCGTTATGACTGGGGCAAAATGGATTCACAGGTTTGACCAGTACTGGAATAGTATTATTCGGGTCGGAATAACGGATACAAAAACTACACTGATTTCTTATTTAACTGATATTGGCGGGGTAGCGACCATTTGTATTTTAACCGTTGTTGTTATTATTGCGCTTGTTCTAATGAAAAAAGTGGATACGGCAATTTGGTTTGGTGGGATTGTCCTAGTTGGCGGGGCGCTTATTCCATCAATCATTAAAAATATCGTTCAGCGCCCAAGACCAACCTATAAATTAATCGAACAAGGTGGATTTAGTTTTCCAAGTGGTCATGCGACTGGTTCAACTGTTTTTTATGGAATGCTAGCGTTCTTTTTAATTTTATATGTTAGTCATAAATGGCTTCGTTTTGCGATTAGTATTCTTGCGCTAGGGCTTGTATTGTTTATTATGTATTCCCGCGTTTATTTAGGAGTACATTTCCCAAGTGATGTTGTAGCAGGATTCTTAATTGGAAATGCTGTTATTTACAGCGGAATTGGTTGTTACTTTATTTGGAATAAAAAATTAGTTTTATGGGCTAATAAATTTAATAAATCGTAA
- a CDS encoding putative polysaccharide biosynthesis protein produces MGSKLLRGTFILTLGTLISKVLGILYVIPFYAIIGGDEPALLYNFGYVPYQLFLSIATAGIPLAVAKYIAKYNAMEEYAVGRRLFKTGVYLMIFSGIVCFLAMYGLAPTLARMQQLEGGYSLADGIQVIRAVSFALLIIPVMSLLRGFFQGYNSMGPSAVSQVLEQVVRIVFLLAGTFIVMYVLDGNVVTAISIATFSAFVGAFASLLLLLWYFYKRKPGLDRMLLEDRGTVKISIPTLYKDIILSAIPFIIVGSATSLYQLIDQFTLGRVLEYIGTAPDLVNSFVAIINFDVQKLIMIPGTLAIAFSMALVPLVTGAYVRKEYAQVKRQLNDVFQILLFLTIPACFGIAMLARPLFTVFFAPSDNGTALLQLFAPIAILFSLFSVSAAVLQGIDEQRFTVLGLLLGLLAKSVLQMPLIMMFEAPGSIIATGIGYAVSCLFMLFIIKKYVRFSFKVILRRTVLFFFMTALMGVIVIGLYMGLANFISPDRKMSALVLTLICGGTGAVFYGYMAFKLHLSDKLFGPRGTRLREKLRIR; encoded by the coding sequence ATGGGTTCAAAACTGCTCAGAGGAACATTTATTCTGACGCTAGGGACATTAATCTCTAAAGTGCTCGGAATATTGTATGTGATTCCGTTTTATGCGATTATTGGAGGAGATGAACCAGCGCTTCTGTATAATTTCGGTTATGTACCGTATCAATTATTCTTAAGCATTGCAACTGCTGGGATACCGTTAGCTGTTGCCAAATATATAGCGAAATATAATGCCATGGAAGAATATGCTGTTGGCCGTCGATTATTTAAAACCGGTGTATATTTAATGATTTTTTCCGGGATTGTTTGTTTCCTTGCGATGTATGGACTTGCTCCAACGCTCGCTCGAATGCAGCAGTTGGAAGGCGGATATAGTTTAGCGGATGGTATTCAAGTTATTCGTGCAGTTAGTTTCGCGCTACTTATCATTCCAGTAATGAGCTTGCTTCGTGGCTTTTTCCAAGGATATAATTCGATGGGGCCGTCTGCTGTATCTCAAGTGTTAGAACAAGTTGTCCGTATTGTGTTCTTGCTTGCTGGGACTTTCATTGTAATGTATGTACTTGACGGGAATGTAGTTACAGCAATTAGTATCGCTACTTTTTCAGCTTTTGTTGGAGCTTTTGCGAGTTTACTATTACTACTTTGGTACTTTTATAAACGAAAACCTGGACTGGACCGAATGCTTTTAGAAGATAGAGGCACTGTAAAAATTTCCATTCCGACACTATATAAAGATATTATTCTTTCGGCAATTCCTTTTATTATAGTTGGGTCTGCTACTTCGCTTTATCAATTAATTGACCAATTCACTTTAGGAAGAGTGTTAGAATATATTGGAACTGCTCCTGATTTGGTCAATTCTTTTGTAGCAATTATTAACTTTGATGTACAAAAATTAATTATGATTCCAGGGACGTTGGCAATTGCGTTTTCGATGGCACTTGTTCCACTTGTTACTGGTGCTTATGTAAGGAAAGAGTACGCGCAAGTGAAGCGTCAACTCAATGATGTTTTCCAAATTTTATTATTCTTAACGATTCCAGCTTGTTTTGGAATTGCTATGCTAGCGAGACCTTTATTCACAGTGTTTTTCGCACCTAGTGATAATGGGACAGCGCTATTACAATTATTTGCACCAATCGCCATTTTATTTTCATTGTTTAGTGTTTCCGCAGCTGTTCTTCAAGGGATTGATGAACAACGATTCACAGTGCTAGGCTTACTGTTAGGGCTACTAGCAAAATCGGTATTACAAATGCCGCTCATTATGATGTTTGAAGCGCCTGGGTCAATCATTGCAACTGGTATTGGTTATGCAGTATCTTGTCTGTTCATGTTATTTATTATTAAAAAATATGTTCGTTTCTCGTTTAAAGTTATTTTGCGGCGAACGGTGCTTTTCTTCTTTATGACAGCTTTGATGGGGGTTATTGTCATCGGACTGTACATGGGACTTGCTAACTTTATTAGTCCAGATCGTAAAATGTCTGCGCTAGTATTGACACTTATTTGCGGAGGAACGGGTGCTGTTTTCTACGGTTATATGGCATTCAAACTTCACTTGTCTGATAAATTATTTGGCCCACGTGGTACTAGATTACGTGAGAAATTAAGAATTCGCTAG
- a CDS encoding putative polysaccharide biosynthesis protein: MSSKLMRGTAVLTAGTLLSKILGILYVIPFYWIAGGEQATILYQYGYVPYQIFLNIATAGVPLAVAKYISKYNSLNEYALSQRLYRSSTYLMIFTGIISFLIMYIFAPLLAGMQEVSGGTSIQDITTVIRAVSFALLIIPVMSLLRGYFQGFHSMGPSAVSQVIEQVARIVFLLASTYIVLHLIGGSLVTAMSLATFAAFVGAFFSLICLLWYYRKRKPGIQKMIAGSENKLQVSTLHLLKEISISAVPFIIVGMAMSLYQQIDLFTFARVLTYDGMPGKAAEDLLSIFNFSVQKIIMIPGTLALAFSMTLVPLVAASFHKGRIREVHHHLTAVFQVLLFLVVPACLGIALLADPLYTIFYGYNADGSMLLSFFAPFAIFFSLFSVTAAILQGIDEQRYTVLSLLLGLLTKSVLQMPLILLLGAKGGALATGLGYIVSVLFTIFIIKKYAHYSFKYIIRRLVLILGISFVMLVSVWLIYHGLALFLNPHARFTALVIVFISAGVGAYIYAFLAAKVGLLNYILGDRMYKIRKKLHLI; encoded by the coding sequence ATGAGTTCAAAATTAATGCGAGGAACGGCCGTACTTACTGCGGGAACTTTATTATCGAAAATTTTAGGGATTTTATATGTTATTCCATTTTACTGGATTGCTGGCGGGGAACAGGCAACGATTCTTTATCAATACGGATATGTTCCCTACCAAATCTTCTTAAATATTGCGACAGCTGGAGTTCCATTAGCAGTTGCTAAGTACATTTCTAAATATAATTCGCTAAATGAATATGCTTTAAGCCAAAGATTATATAGGTCTAGTACATATTTGATGATATTTACCGGGATTATTAGTTTTTTAATTATGTATATTTTTGCACCGCTTTTAGCTGGGATGCAAGAGGTTAGTGGCGGAACGAGCATTCAAGATATTACAACCGTTATTCGTGCAGTGAGTTTTGCGTTACTTATTATTCCAGTAATGAGCTTACTTCGCGGTTATTTCCAGGGGTTTCATTCAATGGGACCCTCTGCTGTATCGCAAGTAATTGAACAAGTAGCAAGAATCGTTTTCCTGCTTGCAAGTACGTATATTGTGCTTCATCTTATTGGTGGAAGTCTTGTAACAGCAATGAGCTTAGCGACATTTGCGGCTTTTGTCGGAGCTTTCTTCAGTTTAATTTGTTTACTGTGGTATTACCGAAAACGTAAACCCGGTATTCAGAAAATGATTGCCGGTAGTGAAAATAAATTACAAGTGTCGACGTTACATTTATTAAAAGAAATCTCAATCTCAGCAGTGCCTTTCATTATAGTAGGAATGGCGATGTCACTATATCAACAAATTGATTTATTCACCTTTGCGCGTGTTTTGACATACGATGGCATGCCCGGGAAGGCAGCGGAAGATTTACTTTCTATTTTCAACTTTTCTGTTCAAAAAATCATTATGATTCCGGGGACATTGGCTTTGGCGTTTTCGATGACGCTCGTTCCGCTCGTGGCTGCTTCATTTCATAAAGGTCGGATTCGCGAAGTGCATCATCATCTAACAGCTGTTTTCCAAGTATTGCTATTTTTAGTCGTGCCAGCTTGTTTAGGAATAGCACTCTTGGCCGATCCGCTCTATACGATATTTTATGGTTATAACGCTGATGGATCCATGTTGCTAAGCTTTTTCGCTCCATTTGCAATTTTCTTCTCGCTATTTAGTGTCACTGCTGCGATTCTACAAGGGATTGACGAGCAACGTTATACAGTACTTAGTTTACTTCTCGGGTTACTAACAAAATCCGTACTACAAATGCCGCTAATTTTACTTCTTGGTGCAAAAGGTGGCGCACTTGCGACCGGACTTGGTTACATTGTTTCTGTGCTGTTCACCATTTTTATTATTAAAAAATATGCTCATTATTCATTTAAGTATATTATTAGACGTCTGGTGTTAATTCTTGGAATAAGTTTTGTGATGTTAGTTAGTGTTTGGCTCATTTATCATGGGCTTGCATTATTCTTAAATCCGCATGCACGATTTACTGCATTAGTAATTGTTTTTATATCAGCTGGAGTGGGGGCTTATATTTATGCCTTTTTAGCTGCAAAAGTAGGGCTATTAAACTATATTCTAGGTGACCGGATGTATAAAATTCGTAAAAAACTTCATTTGATTTAA